From a region of the Roseivirga sp. 4D4 genome:
- a CDS encoding nitroreductase family protein — MKESAVIFDQLVQERRSVRIYDAEASFDHEAVKRSIERAVLAPNSSNMQLWEFYRIKSPDALKQVAWMCMNQKAAKTARELVVVVTRRDLWRKRQRVLLKEIEAVYAGKEDKGAKRAIGYYKNLIPKYYYSDPLDLWGVIKKLIYFFVGLKRPMVRHGNRADIRISVHKSAGLASQNFMMSMQAEGYNTCPMEGMDAKRIKKFLGLPRKAEINMVIGCGPGLKEGVYSERFRVPNEEVIFEV, encoded by the coding sequence ATGAAAGAATCAGCTGTCATTTTCGATCAACTTGTACAAGAAAGGCGATCCGTTAGAATTTACGATGCTGAAGCATCTTTTGATCATGAAGCGGTAAAGCGAAGTATAGAAAGGGCTGTGCTTGCACCGAATAGCAGCAATATGCAGCTCTGGGAATTCTATCGTATCAAATCACCAGATGCATTAAAACAAGTGGCCTGGATGTGTATGAATCAAAAGGCGGCCAAGACAGCCAGAGAACTAGTGGTAGTGGTTACGAGACGAGATTTATGGAGGAAGCGACAACGGGTCTTGCTCAAAGAAATTGAAGCGGTCTATGCCGGAAAAGAAGACAAGGGTGCTAAGAGAGCCATTGGCTATTACAAAAACCTTATTCCCAAATATTATTACTCCGATCCGCTGGATCTTTGGGGCGTGATTAAAAAACTCATCTACTTTTTTGTAGGCCTCAAGCGACCGATGGTCAGACACGGTAACCGTGCTGATATCAGAATCTCAGTACACAAAAGTGCCGGACTAGCATCTCAAAATTTTATGATGAGTATGCAGGCCGAAGGATACAATACATGTCCTATGGAAGGCATGGACGCCAAACGCATAAAGAAATTCTTGGGCCTCCCCAGAAAAGCCGAAATCAATATGGTCATCGGTTGCGGCCCTGGATTGAAAGAAGGTGTATACTCCGAACGCTTCAGAGTTCCAAATGAAGAAGTGATCTTTGAAGTTTAA
- a CDS encoding M28 family metallopeptidase: MKKIVPGLLVALFFAGCQSQETTEIPEVTIDTLTIDRHMSILASDEFLGRKPFTEGEEKTIYYLESELKTMGVKPGNGDSYFQEVPLVEITGTQSEVMTVKGNGKTLEFETGNSVVVYTERVEEKVSIENSELVYAGFGIVAPEYGWNDYEGLDVKGKTVVVLVNDPGFGSGDSTLFKGDQMTYYGRWTYKYEEAARQGAAGVLIVHETVPAGYPWLVVESSWTGAKLNLDDANPPYKCAIQGWITRNTAVSLFREAGIKDYSDLAKSKDFKPVSMGLTASVGVENAIKKDMSRNVVGMIEGTERPDEYIIYSAHWDHLGVGAPIDGDSIYNGAHDNATGVTGMLGIAEAFAKLETKPERSVVFLFVTAEEQGLLGSAYYGQNPIFPPNQTVANINMDGLPAYGEMKDLTITGYGQSELDKYATAEAEKQGRYVIPDPDPGKGYFFRSDHFNFAKVGIPALYASGSYESMEKGVEFTDQKTQEYLAIRYHQPQDNYLPDEWDLKGIAQDAKLLFNVGYRIANETYFPQWNEGSEFKAKRDADMSLRKR, from the coding sequence ATGAAGAAAATCGTACCTGGCCTATTGGTAGCCTTATTTTTTGCGGGTTGTCAGTCACAAGAAACTACCGAGATTCCTGAAGTCACCATTGATACACTTACCATAGATAGGCATATGTCCATCTTGGCATCAGATGAGTTTTTAGGTAGAAAGCCTTTTACTGAAGGTGAGGAAAAGACAATCTATTATCTGGAGTCAGAGTTGAAAACGATGGGAGTCAAGCCTGGTAATGGTGATAGCTATTTTCAAGAAGTGCCATTGGTTGAGATTACCGGAACCCAATCTGAGGTAATGACTGTCAAAGGAAATGGGAAAACGCTAGAGTTTGAAACCGGCAATTCCGTGGTGGTGTATACCGAGCGTGTCGAAGAGAAAGTTTCCATTGAAAACTCGGAGTTGGTGTATGCAGGTTTCGGAATTGTTGCACCAGAATATGGGTGGAATGACTATGAGGGGCTTGACGTAAAGGGCAAAACGGTAGTTGTCTTAGTGAATGATCCGGGTTTTGGTTCTGGAGATAGCACGTTGTTCAAAGGAGATCAAATGACTTATTATGGCAGGTGGACTTATAAGTATGAGGAGGCCGCCAGACAGGGAGCTGCGGGTGTGCTGATCGTTCATGAGACCGTTCCGGCTGGTTACCCATGGTTGGTGGTTGAGAGTTCCTGGACAGGGGCTAAACTTAATCTTGATGATGCAAACCCGCCTTATAAATGCGCTATTCAGGGTTGGATTACTAGAAATACTGCTGTCTCACTTTTTAGAGAAGCCGGAATTAAAGATTATTCAGACCTGGCAAAAAGCAAGGATTTTAAACCCGTTTCTATGGGTTTGACAGCAAGTGTGGGAGTTGAAAATGCCATCAAAAAGGATATGTCCAGAAATGTAGTGGGAATGATCGAAGGGACTGAAAGACCTGATGAATACATTATCTATTCTGCACATTGGGATCACCTGGGTGTGGGAGCCCCTATAGATGGTGATTCCATTTACAATGGAGCACACGATAATGCCACGGGGGTTACAGGAATGTTGGGTATTGCTGAGGCATTCGCTAAACTAGAAACTAAACCTGAGCGATCGGTGGTATTCCTATTTGTCACGGCTGAAGAGCAGGGTTTGCTGGGTTCTGCTTACTATGGTCAAAACCCAATTTTCCCACCAAACCAGACGGTTGCCAATATTAACATGGACGGGCTTCCAGCATATGGAGAGATGAAAGACCTGACAATTACGGGTTATGGTCAATCGGAACTCGATAAGTATGCTACCGCTGAGGCCGAAAAACAGGGAAGGTATGTGATACCGGATCCAGACCCAGGAAAAGGTTACTTCTTCAGATCAGATCATTTCAATTTTGCCAAGGTTGGGATTCCAGCACTGTACGCCTCTGGTTCCTATGAATCCATGGAAAAGGGAGTTGAGTTTACTGACCAGAAAACCCAAGAGTACTTGGCCATTAGGTATCACCAACCACAGGATAATTACTTACCTGATGAATGGGACTTGAAGGGCATTGCTCAGGATGCTAAGCTCTTGTTCAATGTAGGCTACCGCATTGCCAATGAGACCTATTTTCCACAATGGAATGAGGGCTCAGAGTTCAAAGCTAAGCGTGATGCTGATATGAGTCTAAGGAAGCGTTAA
- a CDS encoding M64 family metallopeptidase, which yields MRLRLIIAALIVSCSISFGQTFPTDTLIYNGPGENRINLVFLGDGYLAEDLDKYITDINNITAQLFDATPFKEYSNHFNVIAIKVPSNERGAARDPSNLIDNYFGSTYNFADIDRLLVPTKNGVVASVLADNFPQYDQAFVLVNDDKYGGSGGWLATSSTNASAGEIAIHEIGHSMAGLSDEYWAGSQFARETANMTQETNPLQVKWANWMGDFDIGIYSHSGDATWKKPHQNCKMQFLGVPFCAVCNQTFINTFSELTINYDDFTPESQNGLNSQNNFDVSTLEPTPNTLKTWWLLNGDTLAKNNNTLSVATSDFLNGSNELKLTLVDTTALSRLDVLNAQSITWTIDRSTSPETVSSNQKRFLIIRADLTPDIITSIDDPFIEEIGFKAYPNPTSDLLTITFSNTQTVNFNLQLVGMDGQAHQKVPDRILPPGDQVFEINTAQLKKGIYLVQMVVGDRLVVHKILK from the coding sequence ATGAGATTAAGATTGATAATAGCGGCATTAATTGTGAGTTGTTCAATCAGTTTTGGGCAAACATTTCCTACTGATACGCTGATCTATAATGGCCCCGGTGAAAACAGAATTAATCTTGTGTTCCTTGGTGATGGGTATTTAGCGGAAGATTTGGATAAGTACATTACTGACATTAACAATATCACTGCCCAACTTTTCGATGCTACACCATTTAAAGAATACAGCAACCATTTTAATGTAATAGCAATCAAAGTTCCATCTAATGAAAGAGGGGCCGCCAGAGACCCAAGTAATCTAATAGACAACTATTTTGGAAGCACATATAACTTTGCTGACATCGACCGACTGTTGGTTCCCACCAAAAACGGTGTTGTAGCGTCAGTCTTAGCCGATAATTTCCCTCAATATGACCAGGCCTTCGTTTTGGTTAATGATGACAAGTATGGCGGCAGCGGTGGTTGGCTAGCCACTTCCTCAACCAATGCTTCAGCCGGTGAAATCGCTATACATGAAATTGGCCACTCCATGGCAGGACTGTCAGACGAATACTGGGCAGGATCACAATTTGCCAGGGAAACCGCTAACATGACACAGGAGACCAATCCTCTTCAAGTCAAATGGGCAAATTGGATGGGTGATTTCGATATTGGTATTTATTCTCATAGCGGAGATGCTACCTGGAAAAAACCTCACCAGAATTGTAAAATGCAATTTTTAGGGGTCCCTTTTTGTGCTGTTTGCAACCAGACATTTATAAATACATTCAGCGAACTGACTATCAACTACGATGACTTCACACCTGAATCTCAGAACGGTCTGAATAGTCAAAACAACTTTGATGTATCCACCCTGGAGCCAACACCGAATACTTTGAAAACATGGTGGCTTTTGAACGGTGACACTTTGGCAAAAAACAACAATACACTTTCAGTTGCTACCTCTGACTTTTTGAATGGGTCTAATGAGCTAAAACTTACCCTTGTTGATACGACAGCTTTATCGCGCCTGGATGTTCTTAATGCACAAAGCATTACCTGGACTATCGATAGAAGTACCTCTCCAGAAACTGTTTCAAGCAACCAAAAACGGTTCCTGATCATCAGAGCGGACTTGACACCCGACATTATTACTTCAATTGACGATCCATTCATTGAGGAAATCGGATTCAAGGCTTATCCAAATCCGACATCAGACTTGCTCACAATCACTTTCAGTAACACACAAACCGTCAACTTTAACCTACAACTAGTAGGTATGGATGGTCAGGCTCATCAGAAAGTGCCCGACAGAATTCTTCCACCCGGAGATCAAGTGTTCGAGATCAACACAGCTCAACTTAAAAAGGGAATATACTTAGTGCAGATGGTAGTTGGAGATAGATTAGTTGTTCACAAAATCTTGAAATAG
- a CDS encoding replication-associated recombination protein A, which yields MNYASKPLAERIRPQTLDDLIGQEHLVGKNGVLRRAIESGSIPSMILWGPPGVGKTTIANIIANAVKAPFFTLSAISSGVKEVREVIQRAKFQTNTILFIDEIHRFTKSQQDALLGAVEKGDITLIGATTENPSFEVNSALLSRSQVYTLKALSKEDLERLVQLALEKDEILSKKKVELKETQALFSISGGDARKLLNLLDLVVENLGGEKVTVTDDKVLEIAQQRVAIYDKSGDQHYDIISAFIKSIRGSDPNAAVYYLARMIEGGEDIKFIARRLVILASEDIGNANPTALVIATNAFQAVNLIGYPEGRIILSQAVTYLASSPKSNAAYMAINQAQSIVRKTGDLSVPMPIRNAPTKLMKEEGYGKGYKYAHDFPGNFVDQEFLPDEIKGTKLYDPGKNAREEEMRKRLKVMWKEKYGY from the coding sequence ATGAATTACGCTTCCAAACCTCTTGCTGAACGCATCAGACCACAGACCTTGGATGACCTGATTGGTCAGGAGCATTTGGTGGGTAAGAATGGGGTTTTGAGAAGGGCCATTGAGTCTGGGAGCATTCCTTCAATGATTCTTTGGGGACCTCCTGGTGTAGGTAAAACGACCATTGCCAACATCATCGCAAATGCAGTGAAAGCGCCATTTTTCACCTTGAGTGCGATTAGTTCAGGAGTGAAGGAAGTCAGAGAGGTAATTCAAAGGGCTAAGTTCCAGACCAACACCATTCTCTTTATTGACGAGATCCATCGGTTTACCAAGTCTCAACAAGATGCACTCCTAGGTGCGGTGGAGAAGGGAGACATTACCTTGATAGGTGCCACCACCGAGAACCCTTCGTTCGAGGTGAATTCTGCATTGCTCTCTCGGTCTCAGGTATACACGCTTAAAGCCCTTTCGAAAGAGGATTTGGAACGCTTGGTTCAACTCGCTCTTGAGAAAGATGAAATCCTCAGTAAAAAGAAGGTTGAGCTCAAAGAGACTCAAGCCTTGTTCAGTATTTCGGGAGGTGATGCTCGGAAATTACTCAACCTACTCGACCTGGTTGTTGAAAACCTGGGTGGGGAGAAGGTAACCGTGACGGATGATAAGGTCCTCGAGATTGCACAACAGCGTGTGGCGATCTATGATAAATCTGGAGATCAGCATTATGACATTATCTCGGCCTTTATCAAGTCCATTAGAGGAAGTGATCCGAATGCTGCGGTTTACTATCTGGCGCGGATGATAGAAGGGGGAGAAGACATTAAGTTCATCGCCAGAAGATTGGTGATTTTGGCTTCCGAAGATATTGGCAATGCAAACCCCACTGCTTTGGTTATTGCGACCAATGCTTTCCAAGCCGTGAATTTAATCGGCTATCCTGAAGGTCGAATTATACTTTCTCAGGCAGTCACTTATTTGGCCTCTTCACCTAAAAGCAACGCTGCGTATATGGCGATTAACCAGGCGCAAAGCATTGTCCGAAAAACGGGCGATCTATCCGTACCGATGCCGATCAGAAATGCACCGACTAAATTAATGAAGGAAGAGGGCTATGGTAAAGGCTATAAGTACGCACACGATTTTCCAGGGAATTTTGTAGATCAGGAGTTTCTGCCTGACGAAATCAAGGGTACTAAGCTTTACGATCCAGGGAAGAATGCGCGTGAAGAAGAAATGCGTAAGCGCCTCAAGGTGATGTGGAAAGAGAAGTATGGGTATTAG
- a CDS encoding ABC transporter permease, translating into MMEGKRPKSPPRLATWLLGKFCRKEYLNEVQGDLLEVFEWRVQKRGVLFAQIWYLADVISALRLFKPTKSKPSAFNGLLLSFVKSSFRNFRRHWSYSLLNLLGLSSGIAIALLIMQHVSDELDYDQFSQAETMYRVENNYIRFGQTIYESAMTFSGVAPAMIKELPEVEMAARLYNISEDRGGANIITSLENPSINYQEPASYFADREIVDLFDISVVSGVNGLTEPNTALITEEYAEKFFGSSAGALGQTIRFSNVLFSKDLKVVGIIRVPDFNMQVSLKVLISYATLYTLEGGEDDYSNNWGNYSFLTYVKLRSDADPRVIEEKMSSITLKYKQGYTEKDENGEYLRVNSYFLTPVKDVHLNSTYQNEVGRVGDSTAIQMLIIITVFILIIAWVNYINLSTARSLDRAKEVGLRKVLGAKMNELIGQFFTEAFLLNLMALLIALGSVLLLQSSYNNFIEKELSLGAIDWSKYGGIAAIIFCVGMLLSGLYPAIIIARYKTLDAFKKKLSVTTSGVSLRQALVVFQLLITSVLIIGTYTIKEQIDFMKSRTLGFDKEQILILKNPTIRNGSSLEERVGDIRLFKERVAAIPGVGSVGTTTEIPGSGILRGIAISTVSESEAHMHAIERVLVDNHFLDILNVNFVAGSNFDPQRAYSTTPIVLNVSAAKELGFLDPKEAIGKTIYEFTREPREIVGIIEDYHHESLNRPKDPMYFVRSEAFDSYYALGLSSDQVQKVVKSVEQVFGEVFPGNPPEYFFLDSHFDGQYRSDELNSKVFTVFALLAITVACLGLYGLSSFATSQRAKEMGIRKVLGARVFTIFSLLTREILTLALLGFVLAVPLAYYGINRWLNSFAFHIDISSFLFFIPMILVLGVALLAVSQKIIKTAVTNPVESLRYE; encoded by the coding sequence ATGATGGAAGGCAAAAGACCTAAATCCCCTCCTAGGTTAGCTACTTGGTTGCTCGGCAAATTTTGTCGGAAAGAATATCTGAATGAAGTTCAGGGAGATCTTTTGGAGGTATTTGAATGGAGGGTCCAGAAGAGGGGAGTGCTGTTTGCTCAAATCTGGTATTTGGCTGATGTGATAAGTGCTTTGCGCCTGTTCAAGCCTACAAAATCAAAGCCCAGCGCCTTTAATGGCTTATTATTGAGCTTTGTCAAAAGTTCCTTCAGAAACTTTAGAAGACATTGGTCCTACAGTCTGTTGAACTTATTGGGACTTTCTTCCGGAATAGCCATTGCCTTATTGATTATGCAGCACGTTTCCGATGAGTTGGACTATGATCAGTTCAGCCAGGCAGAAACAATGTATCGGGTAGAGAATAACTACATCAGGTTTGGGCAGACGATTTATGAAAGTGCCATGACATTCTCAGGTGTAGCACCTGCTATGATCAAGGAGCTTCCCGAAGTGGAAATGGCTGCCAGATTATATAATATCTCCGAAGATCGGGGTGGTGCGAATATTATTACCAGCCTGGAAAACCCATCGATCAACTATCAAGAACCGGCCTCCTATTTTGCTGATCGTGAGATTGTCGATCTCTTTGATATTTCTGTGGTCTCTGGTGTTAATGGTTTGACTGAACCCAATACAGCTTTGATCACAGAAGAATATGCAGAGAAGTTCTTTGGAAGTTCGGCAGGAGCTTTGGGTCAGACGATTCGCTTCAGCAACGTTCTTTTTTCTAAGGACCTAAAAGTCGTTGGCATTATAAGAGTACCCGATTTCAATATGCAGGTAAGCCTTAAAGTGCTGATCTCCTATGCCACATTGTATACACTGGAGGGAGGAGAAGACGATTATAGTAACAACTGGGGAAACTACTCTTTTCTAACCTATGTGAAATTAAGATCGGATGCCGACCCAAGGGTAATCGAGGAAAAAATGTCCTCAATTACACTTAAGTACAAACAGGGCTACACCGAAAAGGATGAAAATGGTGAATACCTAAGGGTTAACTCATATTTTCTTACTCCTGTAAAGGACGTTCATCTGAATTCAACCTATCAGAATGAAGTTGGACGGGTGGGGGACAGCACCGCGATACAAATGCTGATCATTATTACGGTTTTCATACTGATCATTGCATGGGTGAATTATATAAACCTGTCCACCGCCCGATCATTAGACAGGGCCAAAGAAGTGGGGCTTAGAAAAGTACTTGGCGCTAAAATGAATGAGCTCATTGGCCAATTCTTTACCGAGGCCTTTTTGTTAAATCTAATGGCCTTATTAATTGCCTTAGGGTCCGTTTTACTATTACAATCTTCCTACAATAACTTCATTGAAAAGGAGTTGAGCTTAGGCGCTATCGATTGGAGTAAATATGGAGGTATCGCAGCGATTATTTTTTGTGTAGGCATGCTGCTTTCTGGCTTGTATCCGGCCATAATCATTGCTCGCTATAAAACCTTAGATGCTTTCAAAAAGAAGTTGAGCGTAACAACATCAGGCGTCAGCTTGAGGCAAGCCCTGGTTGTTTTTCAACTATTGATTACTTCTGTACTAATTATAGGTACTTATACGATCAAGGAGCAGATCGACTTTATGAAAAGTAGAACGCTGGGTTTCGACAAAGAACAAATCCTAATTCTCAAAAATCCGACCATAAGAAATGGAAGTAGCCTGGAAGAGCGGGTTGGAGACATTCGACTCTTCAAAGAAAGGGTAGCGGCCATACCTGGGGTTGGTTCGGTGGGTACTACCACTGAAATACCAGGGAGTGGGATATTAAGAGGTATTGCCATATCCACTGTCTCTGAGAGTGAAGCACATATGCATGCTATTGAACGCGTTTTGGTTGACAATCACTTTCTGGATATTCTGAATGTCAACTTTGTTGCAGGCTCAAATTTTGATCCCCAGAGAGCTTATAGTACTACTCCTATTGTTCTGAATGTTTCTGCTGCCAAGGAGCTTGGTTTTCTGGATCCAAAGGAAGCGATCGGTAAAACGATTTATGAATTTACCCGGGAGCCCAGAGAGATTGTCGGCATTATTGAAGACTATCATCATGAGTCTCTGAATAGACCGAAAGACCCCATGTATTTTGTGAGAAGCGAAGCCTTTGATTCATACTATGCCTTAGGTCTAAGTTCAGATCAAGTGCAGAAAGTAGTTAAATCTGTAGAGCAGGTATTTGGCGAAGTATTTCCGGGCAATCCACCTGAGTATTTCTTTCTTGACAGCCATTTTGATGGTCAGTACAGGTCTGATGAGCTTAACTCCAAAGTGTTTACAGTTTTTGCATTGTTGGCCATTACTGTGGCATGTCTTGGACTCTACGGACTTTCTTCCTTTGCCACTTCGCAAAGGGCAAAAGAGATGGGAATAAGGAAGGTTCTGGGTGCGAGAGTATTTACAATTTTTTCTCTGTTGACCAGAGAGATATTGACCCTTGCGCTTTTGGGCTTTGTGCTTGCAGTACCATTGGCGTACTATGGGATTAACCGTTGGCTAAATAGTTTTGCTTTCCATATCGATATTTCGAGCTTCCTGTTCTTCATTCCCATGATCTTGGTCTTGGGTGTGGCCTTGCTTGCGGTGAGTCAAAAGATCATAAAAACCGCGGTAACCAATCCGGTTGAGTCATTGCGATATGAATGA
- a CDS encoding ABC transporter permease, with the protein MENNKLIAPPKFAEWLVKLFCRKDYAEEVLGDVHEVYCWRVEERGKTVANLRYFLDAFSAMRLMRIHNKTTVKLNFLAMISLKVTLRTFMRNKSQTVTNLFGLACGFMVFLAIFQYVSFEKNYDTFIPEHENLFRVNSTLLRDTLLVFENAEAVPAVGRNAYELIPQVEGYFKLFNSGSENNCVISLDDRGKNSFNESGVMHATANAPKILGLNMIEGDAEFVLDQPFEIIISKSFQQKYFQGASAVGKTIIFDDDDENHEVLTVSGVFEDFPGDSHLAFDMLISFETLFTREVKRDLTARFRYDEDWEGAHDFLTYLKLTPDADHESITTVLEENINAPITYPGYAYQLSLMPVASIHTSAAIREEVKAVADVQKLNTLLILGVFVLVLAWVNFINLTTATALGRAKETGMRKVLGGTRKQLVWQFLFESVLTGFIAFAIGILFFSLSFTYFNEFLPVAEKWYLFNDVKNILLIGGIILTSGLVAGIYPAFVLSGFKPATVLKGVFKTSGSGLLVRKGLVILQAGISIFLITGLLAIVKQVDFMMNNDLGMEPEQVLVIAKPGNLNMIADEDRDHKNLFKSLLSSKSFVKDYAVTDALPGSVLRKGKDINLTEVEENEIEARAIYVEYDYFKLLDIPFIAGRDFRNTIVDEKSVVLNESAVKALGFSNPEEVVNQRLYEGDEWVNVIGVISDYHHTSLKSEVVPMIVGTRSWGLDYHLVKIDGGSIQKSLAEVEEAFNTVFPGNPFDYYFLDDHFEQNYQDEQRFGRSFGFFALIAILIASIGLYSLSSFITLSRSKEIGIRKVLGAKASSIVNHLNRDFLVLILLAAVVTTPLSLWAVEGWLESFPYRISLGVLFFVLPGLIILLVSLVSVSLKTVAASRVNPINLLHRE; encoded by the coding sequence ATGGAAAACAACAAGCTCATAGCACCTCCAAAGTTTGCTGAATGGTTAGTGAAGCTATTTTGTCGGAAGGACTATGCAGAAGAGGTACTGGGCGATGTACACGAAGTGTACTGCTGGCGAGTAGAAGAGAGGGGTAAAACGGTCGCCAATCTCCGATATTTTTTAGATGCATTTTCGGCCATGCGGTTGATGAGAATACACAACAAAACAACGGTCAAACTTAATTTTTTAGCAATGATTTCTTTAAAGGTCACACTACGCACATTTATGCGTAACAAATCTCAAACGGTCACCAACCTATTTGGTCTTGCCTGTGGGTTCATGGTTTTTCTAGCCATTTTTCAGTACGTCTCATTCGAGAAGAATTACGACACATTTATTCCAGAACACGAGAATCTATTTCGTGTTAATAGCACGCTTTTACGCGATACACTCTTGGTCTTTGAGAATGCCGAGGCGGTTCCTGCCGTGGGCCGAAATGCCTATGAGTTAATTCCTCAGGTTGAAGGTTACTTTAAACTCTTCAATTCTGGTAGTGAGAACAATTGCGTTATCAGCCTGGATGATCGAGGGAAAAACTCCTTCAATGAGTCTGGTGTCATGCATGCTACAGCGAATGCTCCAAAGATACTTGGCTTAAATATGATAGAAGGTGATGCCGAATTCGTTTTAGACCAGCCTTTTGAGATAATCATATCAAAGTCATTCCAACAAAAGTATTTCCAGGGAGCATCTGCGGTTGGCAAAACGATCATTTTCGATGATGATGATGAAAATCACGAGGTGCTTACTGTCAGTGGTGTGTTTGAGGATTTTCCCGGAGACTCTCATCTAGCCTTTGATATGCTCATTTCATTCGAAACACTTTTTACCCGAGAGGTGAAGAGAGACCTGACGGCAAGGTTTCGCTATGATGAAGATTGGGAAGGTGCTCATGACTTTCTAACCTATTTAAAACTGACGCCTGATGCGGACCATGAATCAATTACTACGGTACTTGAAGAAAATATTAACGCGCCAATAACCTACCCAGGATACGCTTATCAGTTGAGTTTAATGCCAGTGGCTAGCATCCACACTTCTGCCGCTATCAGGGAAGAGGTTAAAGCTGTAGCTGATGTTCAAAAACTGAATACCCTGCTGATTTTGGGTGTTTTCGTACTGGTACTGGCTTGGGTTAACTTCATTAACCTGACTACGGCTACCGCCTTGGGTCGTGCTAAAGAGACTGGTATGCGAAAGGTGCTAGGTGGAACAAGAAAACAGCTGGTATGGCAGTTTTTGTTTGAGTCGGTTCTAACCGGTTTCATTGCCTTTGCCATTGGTATTCTATTCTTCAGCCTGAGCTTCACTTACTTCAATGAGTTTTTACCCGTAGCTGAAAAGTGGTATCTCTTTAATGATGTAAAGAATATACTCCTGATCGGTGGAATCATTCTTACATCAGGTTTGGTGGCTGGTATCTATCCGGCTTTCGTCTTGTCAGGTTTTAAACCTGCAACGGTACTCAAAGGCGTTTTTAAAACTTCAGGAAGTGGACTGTTGGTAAGAAAAGGGCTAGTGATTTTACAGGCGGGCATATCAATATTCCTGATTACCGGATTACTGGCCATTGTGAAGCAAGTGGACTTTATGATGAACAACGATCTGGGCATGGAGCCAGAGCAGGTTTTGGTCATTGCAAAACCAGGTAACCTTAATATGATTGCCGATGAGGATAGAGATCATAAAAACCTATTCAAATCATTATTGAGCTCAAAATCTTTTGTAAAAGACTATGCCGTCACTGATGCCTTACCGGGCAGTGTGCTCCGAAAAGGAAAGGACATCAACTTGACGGAGGTTGAAGAGAACGAAATTGAGGCCCGAGCCATTTATGTGGAGTATGACTACTTCAAGTTGCTCGATATACCATTTATAGCCGGTCGTGACTTTAGAAATACTATTGTGGACGAAAAATCTGTGGTACTGAATGAATCTGCGGTAAAGGCATTGGGCTTTAGTAATCCTGAGGAAGTGGTTAACCAAAGGTTATATGAAGGAGATGAGTGGGTGAATGTTATCGGTGTTATTTCAGATTATCATCACACAAGTTTGAAAAGCGAGGTGGTGCCAATGATTGTTGGAACACGCAGTTGGGGCTTGGACTATCACTTGGTTAAAATCGATGGTGGTTCCATTCAAAAGAGTCTGGCCGAAGTGGAAGAGGCCTTTAATACGGTGTTCCCTGGAAATCCTTTTGACTACTATTTTCTGGACGATCACTTCGAACAAAACTATCAAGATGAGCAGCGTTTCGGCCGATCGTTTGGCTTCTTCGCCCTGATCGCGATACTGATCGCCAGTATTGGTCTCTATAGTCTATCGTCTTTCATTACGTTGTCTCGAAGCAAGGAAATTGGTATTCGAAAAGTGTTGGGTGCAAAAGCATCCAGTATTGTGAATCATTTGAACAGAGATTTTCTAGTGTTGATTTTACTGGCAGCCGTGGTGACCACACCACTATCGTTATGGGCTGTAGAAGGCTGGCTGGAATCCTTTCCGTATCGAATAAGTCTCGGGGTTTTGTTTTTTGTACTTCCCGGTTTGATCATTCTATTGGTTAGCCTGGTGAGTGTGAGTCTCAAGACGGTAGCCGCATCAAGGGTGAATCCGATTAACCTTTTACATAGGGAATAA